A region from the Melopsittacus undulatus isolate bMelUnd1 chromosome 13, bMelUnd1.mat.Z, whole genome shotgun sequence genome encodes:
- the LOC101872332 gene encoding fibrinogen-like protein 1-like protein produces the protein MASQHLCPLIFTCLLALASCLPALDIRNLHLLNGTLDEIMNVPSEPSQFDNDTQHVRQVRDVAPRPPAGHGWPKDCSELPAGSRSGIYIIQPKGLHHIVVYCEMNVTHGGWTVIQRNQKDTPVTWAESWSTYKFGFGNVRTEYWLGTEYIHQLAKQKVYQVRFVIQDSSDNTHFADYNLFSVEDEPHGYRLRLGSYSGSAGDAMTSDNPKTMHDNMKFSTKDRDQDTYSKNCAYSYEGGWWFSACYSVRLNFKGGMTWGSLCKGNCKSSLILIKPASYC, from the exons ATGG cttCCCAGCACCTTTGTCCCCTGATTTTCACCTGCCTGCTGGCCCTGGCATCATGTCTGCCTGCCTTGGACATAAGAAACTTGCATCTCCTCAATGGCACGCTGGATGAAATCATGAATGTTCCCTCAGAGCCCTCCCAGTTCG ATAACGACACCCAACATGTTCGACAGGTCCGAGACGTTGCTCCTCGCCCACCAGCAGGTCATG GCTGGCCCAAAGACTGCAGTGAGCTTCCTGCTGGCAGCCGCAGCGGCATCTACATCATCCAGCCGAAAGGGCTCCACCACATCGTGGTGTACTGCGAAATGAATGTGACACATGGGGGCTGGACAGTCATCCAGAGGAACCAGAAAGACACCCCAGTCACTTGGGCTGAGTCCTGGAGCACCTATAAGTTCGGCTTTGGAAACGTGCGCACCGAGTACTGGCTGGGCACTGAGTACATCCATCAGCTCGCCAAGCAGAAGGTCTACCAGGTCAGATTCGTCATCCAGGACTCCTCAGACAACACCCATTTCGCAGACTACAACCTCTTCAGTGTCGAAGATGAGCCCCACGGCTACCGGCTGAGGCTGGGATCCTACTCAGGGTCAGCAGGGGATGCCATGACCTCAGACAATCCCAAGACCATGCATGACAACATGAAGTTCTCCACAAAGGATCGGGATCAGGACACTTACAGTAAGAATTGTGCCTACAGCTATGAGGGTGGGTGGTGGTTCTCAGCCTGTTATTCTGTACGGCTGAATTTCAAGGGTGGCATGACCTGGGGCAGCCTGTGCAAAGGGAACTGCAAATCCTCCCTTATCCTCATCAAACCAGCCTCATACTGTTAG
- the VPS37D gene encoding vacuolar protein sorting-associated protein 37D isoform X1, whose product MSRPPVPPGSPRRLGALSTAQLRSLLQDEPRLQRAARLSRKFQSLQLEREMCLASNCTQAKVNLSLRPQLEDGKAALAIKYQELQEIREACWDKQQRLEAYLENWSPQSALGKLQAKLDASEAESEAQVEQFLAQDLPLDSFLESFCQSRTRSHICRTQLEKLQELLQKDWGGRDPAGPTGCRGALPSPAPARLAPLKNGVVPKAFNLSYGFVPTFVIPSEAVVPFAVPTAPPRHHLPALGHQPESPCCSIPSPGSPLHLVGPIPLLSPQPSCRQQEQKQELPHR is encoded by the exons ATGTCCCGGCCCCCGGTGCCGCCCGGCTCCCCCCGCCGCCTCGGAGCGCTCAGCACCGCGCAGCTCcgctccctgctgcaggacgAGCCCCGGCTGCAGCGCGCCGCCCGCCTCAGCAGGAag TTCCAGAGTCTGCAGTTGGAGCGGGAGATGTGTTTGGCTTCAAACTGCACCCAGGCCAAAGTGAACCTGTCCCTGCGCCCGCAGCTGGAAGATGGGAAGGCTGCCCTGGCCATCAAGTatcaggagctgcaggagataCGAGAGGCATGTTGGGACAAGCAGCAGCGCCTGG AGGCGTACCTGGAGAACTGGAGCCCGCAGAGTGCCCTGGGCAAGCTCCAAGCCAAGCTCGATGCCTCCGAGGCAGAGTCAGAG GCACAGGTAGAGCAGTTCCTGGCCCAGGACCTGCCCCTTGATTCCTTCCTGGAGTCCTTCTGCCAGAGCCGCACACGCTCCCATATCTGCCGGACGCAGCTGGAGaaactgcaggagctgctgcagaaggactGGGGGGGCAGGGATCCTGCGGGCCCCACAGGCTGCCGAGGGGCCCTCCCTAGCCCAGCACCAGCCCGCCTAGCCCCACTGAAGAATGGAGTAGTCCCCAAAGCCTTCAACCTCTCCTATGGCTTTGTGCCCACCTTTGTCATCCCCTCGGAGGCCGTTGTACCCTTTGCCGTGCCAACTGCACCTCCCAGGCACCATCTCCCAGCCCTGGGACACCAGCCAGAATCTCCCTGCTGCAGTATCCCCAGCCCTGGTTCACCCCTGCACCTCGTCGGACCCATTCCCCTGCTCAGCCCTCAGccctcctgcaggcagcaggagcagaagcaggagcTCCCGCACCGGTAg
- the VPS37D gene encoding vacuolar protein sorting-associated protein 37D isoform X2 — MCLASNCTQAKVNLSLRPQLEDGKAALAIKYQELQEIREACWDKQQRLEAYLENWSPQSALGKLQAKLDASEAESEAQVEQFLAQDLPLDSFLESFCQSRTRSHICRTQLEKLQELLQKDWGGRDPAGPTGCRGALPSPAPARLAPLKNGVVPKAFNLSYGFVPTFVIPSEAVVPFAVPTAPPRHHLPALGHQPESPCCSIPSPGSPLHLVGPIPLLSPQPSCRQQEQKQELPHR; from the exons ATGTGTTTGGCTTCAAACTGCACCCAGGCCAAAGTGAACCTGTCCCTGCGCCCGCAGCTGGAAGATGGGAAGGCTGCCCTGGCCATCAAGTatcaggagctgcaggagataCGAGAGGCATGTTGGGACAAGCAGCAGCGCCTGG AGGCGTACCTGGAGAACTGGAGCCCGCAGAGTGCCCTGGGCAAGCTCCAAGCCAAGCTCGATGCCTCCGAGGCAGAGTCAGAG GCACAGGTAGAGCAGTTCCTGGCCCAGGACCTGCCCCTTGATTCCTTCCTGGAGTCCTTCTGCCAGAGCCGCACACGCTCCCATATCTGCCGGACGCAGCTGGAGaaactgcaggagctgctgcagaaggactGGGGGGGCAGGGATCCTGCGGGCCCCACAGGCTGCCGAGGGGCCCTCCCTAGCCCAGCACCAGCCCGCCTAGCCCCACTGAAGAATGGAGTAGTCCCCAAAGCCTTCAACCTCTCCTATGGCTTTGTGCCCACCTTTGTCATCCCCTCGGAGGCCGTTGTACCCTTTGCCGTGCCAACTGCACCTCCCAGGCACCATCTCCCAGCCCTGGGACACCAGCCAGAATCTCCCTGCTGCAGTATCCCCAGCCCTGGTTCACCCCTGCACCTCGTCGGACCCATTCCCCTGCTCAGCCCTCAGccctcctgcaggcagcaggagcagaagcaggagcTCCCGCACCGGTAg